Proteins encoded together in one Miscanthus floridulus cultivar M001 chromosome 16, ASM1932011v1, whole genome shotgun sequence window:
- the LOC136511232 gene encoding uncharacterized mitochondrial protein AtMg00810-like yields MVARFRMSDLGALSHYLGIEVRQGKEALTLGQSAYASKLLERSGMAECKSCVTSMEERLKLTKASTTVKVDATLYRSIVGGLCYLVHTRPDIAFAVGYISRFMEDPREDHWVAVKRLLRYVKGTVDQGIVFPKTDGIGEGGAEKSSLLRTVTATGAGVE; encoded by the exons atggtggctcgttttcgaatgagcgatctcggggcGCTCTCccactacctcggcatcgaggtgagacaaggGAAGGAGGCACTAACGCTaggtcagagcgcgtacgcctctAAACTGTTGGaacggagcggcatggctgagtgcaagtcaTGCGTAacttcgatggaggagcggctgaagctgacaaaggccAGTACCACagtgaaggtggatgcaacactctaccggagcatcgtcggcggtctatgctatctagtccacacgaggccggatattgcgttcgccgtgggctacatcagtcgcttcatggaggatcctcgagAGGATCATTGGGttgcggtgaagcggctgctgcgctacgttaaggggacggtggatcaagggatcgtcttccccaagaccgatggaa TAggtgaaggcggcgccgaaaagagCTCCCTGCTGCGCACTGTAACAGCTACAGGGGCAGGCGTCGAATAG